tgtTATCAAATATGAAGATCAGATTGACTTCAGTCAAGAATTTGACAGTGAACTTAAGGAACAAAGATCCGTGATTACTATGAGACAGATCATGCCTGTTGGACAAATAGATGTCTGTTTCATGTGCCTGAATATGAAATGTGGCTGTGGATTTGAGCTGATAATAtgaagaaaaaacaacaacatgtatttaaaaatagaaaacaaaaaGAAGCGATAGTATTCTGAATACCCCTTGTATTCAACCTGGCCATTGGGCATACATCAACATCTACACTTCTACAGTAACTCAAGTTCTCTGTTTTCCATATGTGCTGCATGTCTCACAGAGGTCAGTGTGGTGACCCTGGTCACTAAGGAGTCCAGTGGTCTGTACACTGTCCAGAGTGACCTTCACCTGAATGTGGTCAAGGAAGACGAGGATTCGTTCTTCTACTGCGAAGTCAGCTACCTTGTCCCTGGTGGAACCAAGATGACTGAGACCAACAAGATCAACATCACTATCCACTGTGAGTCTACTGTGCCTCTTAATGTGTCCCACCTCATATGGAGACAGTAGAAAACTATACACATGCACAGTCACAGACTTACACAAGTACATTGCCGTCTCAAATCGTGTTCAGTCTCAACGAGAAGTAGGAATCATAAATGCAAGCAACTATGCCACAGTGCAACGTTTTTATTTTCCGACTCTTTGTGCTATCGCCACGTGTTTCTGTCAAGTTGTGAAGTCTCTCATGTTTTGTACCGAACTTGATATGGCCACACTTGCCACTTTCCAGGTCGCCTTTGTTAGCAAGAATTAGGTCTTACATCTTGCTGACTTTCCTCgataaacaaaggttaaataaaataccaaATCTCTTCAGATCCAACCACTTCTCTTGATGTGTGGGTGGAGTCACCAAAGGGGCGTGTCAAAGAAGGGGACACAGTTGAGGTCCATTGCCGTGCCAACGGTAATCCTCAACCACCCTTTACATTCATGCACAATATGGTAAGAAACCCATGTCTACTCCTAGTCccatgtaaaaaatgtaattaaaaaaaactattctgTGCCTCCAACCATAAACAGAACTATATACATTGATGCATGTGTTTACTGTAAGTGATTGGATGTGGATTGTGTGTCATTGGGTGTATGTGCGCGCGTGCATGAATTTCTGTGTTAACACACGGCACGGTTGATGTGTGTTATAAATGCTACTCCCTCTCTGTAGCAAGAGCTGGAATCGGAGCTGAATGTGTTGGTCCTGAAAGACGTGATGCGTCTAAGTAGCGGCGACATCACCTGTACCTCACTAGACCTGGACACGCATGAAGAAACCGTAGGGCACACAGAGCTCTTCGTCGACTGTGAGTGAAACGTTCCTCTGGTACAGTTTCTGGGACATTAGTCATTATTAGTAGCCCCAAAAGTTGTGACATGACCAGGATAAACGTAGGACCCTCGCTATGGTCCAATGACTAGGGCCTAGAGTTATTCCCTGGCTcgggaaaaactcctggcctagTTATTGCAGTAGTAGTGAAATGTGGTGTAATGGAGTGAGAAGGTTTTGTGGGCTCGCAAATGTGAAACTGAATGGGGACAATGTATACCATTGCCCCTTTGATCTGGTTACTAACATTGGCCTACTGTATGTAGAGTAGTGTAGCAGTATTCTTAACAGTGCATGTTGTGTGTCCATAGATCTGGACCAGGCTGTGTTGATTCCCAAAGACACCCATGTCATGGCCCAGGGAGAGGAGCTGATGGCCACCTGCAATGCCCTGTCCTCCCTGCCCACACACACTGAATGGTTCAAGGTAAATTACAGTAGGCCACTGAGCCAATACCTCAAtattacaatgtgtgtgtgtgttttagagtgtgtgtgtgtgtgtgtgtgtgtgtgtgtgtgtgtagcttcaCTTTCCGTGTTCTGCCATGAGGCgttgttttatctgttttttgtttGATTTTACTGCTTGCTTGAGTTTACTGCTTGCTTGCTTGAGTTACTTGGTGTGAAGGAGAGTTCCGTGTGGTCGTGGCAATATGTACTGTAGTGGTGCGCGTTTCTcagagtctgttctggacttggggactgtgaagagacccctggtggcatgtatGGATGTCTGAGCTGTGTATTGGCTGCCTTCAACATGGCAACACCTTTCACAAAGACAAGTAGTGATGCGGTTCATTTGCCTGTTCTtctttgtggcacttgaccataTAAGAGCAGAGCGGCGCTTTATCATGGACACACCTTCCCCCATCTAGCTAccgttgcatcaatatgttttgaaccTCCCAGTTTACAATCTTGGgttacaccaagcagtttagttccctcaacttgctcaattgccacattattcattacaagatttagatTAGGTTAAGAGTTTAGCTAGTGTTCGGTcccaaatacaattattttagtTTTTGATATATTTAGGACTAGCTTATTGCTTGCCACCTATTTTAGAACTGACTGCTACTCTTTGTTCAGTGTTGCAGTGATTTTACTTACTGTGGTAGCTGTAGTGTATAATGTTAAGTCATTagcgtacatagacacacaggctttactcaaTACCAGTGGTAGGATATTAGAAAAAAATGTAAAAGGGGAGAGGCCATGACAGCTACCTTGACATATGCCAAACTCTACCTGGTTTACGTTGGAGAGGCATCCATTAAATAACTCCCGCTGTGTTCCGTGAGATAAGTAACTCCCGATCCACAATAAGGCAGAGGATGTAAATCCATAACACAtgtttttttcagcagcagactatgatcgataatgtctaacaaaacagctcccacagcCCCCTGATATCTGTCTCGACTATGTCTTTCGAAACTCAGATGTGTTCTTTAAGAGGTGTGGTTGCTAGATTTATATTGTTTCCctcagagacgtgtgtgtgtgtgtgtgtgtgtgtgtgtagaaaggAGAACATTTTGCAGAGGGCCACACACTGACCCTGAAGGACGCTGTGTTTGACATGGCGGGGACGTACGTGTGTGTGGTGAAGGTGCCTTCACTAGAAGGACTGGAGACCAGTGGCTCTTTACATGTCCACGTACAGGGTGAGCCCGCCTGCCTGcacgcatgcgcgcacacacacacacacacacacacacacacacacacacacacacaactaaccctCCGTCCCCCTCTTCCATGCAGGACCCCCAGAGATCAAGGAGTCAGCAGACACAGTCCTGGAAGAGGTCACAGATAAGTTCCTTAACCTGAGCTGCCATGCTAGAGGGTACCCAACCCCTGTTATCACCTGGAGCTCCTCTGACGAATCACAGGTAAGCAGACAGACCGACAGTCAGTCAGACCAGCAGGAACAGAGGGCTTCTCTGGGTCAGCTCATACAGACAATGTTTAGGCTGGCTGGGAAGGAACGAGGGACAatggtgtgtttttttttcttcttttgatCTATTTACACACAGAACTGTTCCGATCCTGGCTACCTGGGTCTTTTCCTGTAACAACGTTCATAGACAAAGTAACTCATGTTCAACATTCCTTTCTGAaccgatatacagtgccttgcgaaagtattcggcccccttgaactttgcgaccttttgccacatttcaggcttcaaacataaagatataaaactgtatttttttgtgaagaatcaacaacaagtgggacacaatcatgaagtgatgaagtaaaggggctgaataattttgcacgcccaatttttcagtttttgatttgttaaaaaagtttgaaatatccaataaatgtcgttccacttcatgattgtgtcccacttgttgttgattcttcacaaaaaaatacagttttatatctttatgtttgaagcctgaaatgtggcaaaaggtcgcaaagttcaagggggctgaatactttcgcaaggcactgtatctgcgaTTGGTTTGTCCCAAATGGCCACCTTTTCCCAttgggtgtatgtgtatgtgcccatagggctctgggcaaaagtagtgcactttattgggaataggatgccatttgggacatagacagTGTTTTGGTTTCAAGTCTTATCTGTGCTTTATTCCCCTGTGTGTGCTAGATCCTGAAAGAGGtgtcccacagacagacagaggacggGGTTCTCAGTGTGGTGAGCGTCAAGGTGACCTCTGACGTCACAGCCAACTGCAACGCCTCCAACGTCCATGGCACAGACTCCTTCCTCTTCAGCATCAAAGCCAGTAAGTTGTCTGTCCACTGTCTAATTTGTCATGtcttgtacagtggggcaaaaaagtatttagtcagccaccaattgtgcaagttctcccacttaaaaagatgagagaggcctgtaattttcatcataggaacacttcaactatgacagacaaaatgagaaaacaaatccagaaaatcacattgtaggattttttatgaatttatttgcaaattatggtggaaaataactattcggtcaataacaaaagtttctcaatactttgttatataccctttgttggcaatgacagaggtcaaacgttttctgtaagtcttcacaaggttttcacacactgttgctggtattttggcccattcctccatacagatctcctctagagcagtgatgttttggtgctgttgctgggcaacacagactttcaactccctccaaaggttttctatggggttaagatctggagactggctaggccactccaggaccttgaaatgcttcttacgaagccactcattcgttgcccgggcggtgtgtttgggatcattgtcatgctgaaagacccagccacgtttaatattcaatgcccttgctgatggaaggttttcactcaaaatctcacgatacatggccccattcattctttcctttacacggatcagtcgtcctggtccctttgcagaaaaaagcatgatgtttccacccccatgcttcacagtaggtatggtgttctttggatgcaactcagcattctttgtcctccaaacacgacgagttgagtttttaccaaaaagtaatattttggtttcatctgacattctcccaatcttcttctggatcatccaaatgctcgctagcaaacttcagacgggcctggacatgtactggcttaagcagggggacacgtctggcactgcaagatttgagtccctggcggcgtagtgtgttactgatggtaggctttgttactttggtcccagctctctgcaggtcattcactaggtcccctacgtgtggttctgggatttttgctcaccgttcttgtgatcattttgatctcacggggtgagatcttgcgtggagccccagatcgagggagattatcagtggtcttgtatgtcttccatttcctaataattgctcccacagttgatttcttcaaaacaagctgcttacctattgcagattcagtcttcccagcctggtgcaggtctacaattttgtttctggtgtcctttgacagctctttggtctaggccatagtggagtttggggtgtgactgtttgaggttgtggacaggtgtcttttatcccgataacaagttcaaacaggtgccattaatacaggtaacgagtggaggacagaggagcctcttaaagaagaagttacaggtctgtgagagccagaaatcttgcttgtttgtaggtgaccaaatacttttttcccaccataatttgcaaataaattaataaaaaaattatacaatgtgattttctggattttttttccctcgttttgtctgtcatagttgaagtgtacctatgatgaaaattacaggcctctctcatcttttaaagtgggagaacttgcacaattggtggctgactaaataattttttgccccactgtatattttatGTCAAGGTGTCCGGTTTGACTGTTAAGAGAAAATTAACAGGCAGAATATATTAACAACCGAATGATTTAATTAATGGAAACATGACAGAAAACAAGAACCTGAGCTTCAAATCTTCTTTAGTAAAGCTgctagaggggttgggttaaatgcggaagacacatttcaggtgaacgcattcagttgtacaactgccTAGGTATCGCTAGTTAACTGTCAGTGTGCTAACAGGAGAGTGTCACTCTCCCTTCGCCTGTTTTCAGTTGTCCAAACGACCTCGTCAGCTCCCAGTACTACAGGTAAGCGTACCACTCTTTTAGTATATAAACACTCACTGTCATCGCTGCTGTGTCATTGGTTGAGTTCCACGTCGTCTTTATTGCGGTCATGCTGCGCATTCCAGAAGATCGCTGTATCATATCAATGGGATGCTTAGATTTTGGCAAGCGTCGGGAGATCTGATCACCTGTGCAGCGTGACTGCAATAACAAACGACCATGGGATTGCAACAAGGAACTTCATTCATCAGTCATGCGTgcacctttttttgttgttgagcggTTGATTGGCTAGTTGAGTTTTCTCCGGGAGGGGGGAAAAAGGAAAGAAAAGGAAAAATGAGACGGGTGCTTTTAGCAATGACCAAAATCAGAATTCAAAAAGGTCTCTATGGGTGTATTAAGGTTTATACCGATGAGGACGGTCACGGTTGAGAAACCTTTTATTGACTAACTGGTGTGCGAGAGCTGCTTATTTGCCATGTGTTGATTAGTCATATCATACGAACACATCCCCATGTGTTCTTTGATAACTGTCATAATTAGATGGTAGATTAATTTAAATCTTTATGGGCCGGCTTTCCCAGACACAGATAGATTGACTAGTCCTGACCCGGACTAGAAAGctatttcaatggagattctgGGCTGTCATTGAGCACAGTTTTTAGTCTGGGATTAGGCTCAATTTGGATCCAGGAAAATGGCCATAGAACTCTTACTACAGGGTCATCCTAATTCGGACTATGTTCACTAAATGGTTGCATATCGCCCTATTGCATAAAGATCCGTCTTTGTTTGCACACAGATCAGGAGCAAGGCTGAAACTGTAGCTGTGTGTTGATGGTTAAAGTGCACTCAACATAGTCTTCTGACTCCCATTACCTCAGTGGACCGTTCACGTCATGCCAGGAAATCATTGCCTCCGTCCCTCGGAGGGAAAATCCTGTTTGTTGTTGCTTTATTGATGACAAAATATGATTAAAACAGCCGGCGCTGCTGCTCCTGGAAATCGTTAGGGCATTTATTTGGAGGGTGCAGACTGCAGAGCCATTCCTGGTTCCTGTCTCCTGCCTATCTGTGTCTGTAACAAAGGCGATACGTGATTAGGGCCACGCTAAGTAGACAGGGCGGTTGTTGCACAGTCGTTAACAGTGTTATGTTGCCATAGAGCTGGTGTATTATCGTGATAACTGTGTCCGTGTGGTTTgtccagtaacaacagtaaccccAGTAACTCCTCCGAAGAGAGTCAAGAAAGGTTTGTGACTTCTGGTCCTGGGctttgatgctgccacccacctAGCACGCTTCAAAGGctgccctgccccccccccccccccccccccccagccaccaTCATCACCCtccacactcgctctctctccacagcaCCCTCATTCTCTATGCAGGGGAGGGCTTTGTACTCTCCACTCAGGAGGCAACACTTGTGACATGGAATAATTGATCAGTTAATAGGATCTCTTTGTGTGTGACTTTGTAATACTGTCTGAAAAAGTACAGTATTACACAACTTTATCTATGTGGAGAGATACTTCTAAATTATCAAGTGGAAAAATATTAGATTAAATCTGgaattatagttttttttttttaaatattcataCTTTGTTAGTTACAATGTTATCATTTGAATATTTTCTCTGAATGATGCTTCATGAATCATCACAAACATAACcccccaaaatgtttttgtttaaccAGGCTGAAAAGTTCCATTTGCATCTGGAGCATTTTGAGTACAAACCCCCTCCTGagagaatggaatggtatcacCCATTCTGTACCTTGATGGAAATGGATCCATCAATCTAAATCTGCATCCTTCCTCCAGGGGAGGTCCATCCCCAAGTGCACCCATCCACCTCTTTTACCTTCCCTcactctttcgctctctcccttTGTCCTGCTGCCTCCTACTGTAGTTCTGGTTGGTATTCTCTGACAGAGAAACCAAGCAGCACAACTCTGGAAAGTGTTTCTTCTGACTGATCTTTAGTCCTCAATAAAAAACTTCTTCCATGATGAACAACCTGTTCAGAGACTGCACGCCTgttcatcactaccaccacctgTGCATGCTGTTGTCTCTGAATGATACAAGCGACACTCCTGAATGacatggacacgcacacacatttttttaaatctgaaacTCCTTAAGAGGGCGACGTTATCACAAAGCATTTACCGGATAGGAAATGACCCGTGGTTCTGCCTCTTCTTCTTTGTCCCACCAGAGGGCAGCGGTGTGATCATCGCTGTCATCATCATCTGTATTCTCCTGCTGGCTATCCTTGGCAGTGTGCTGTACTTCCTGTACAAGAAGGGCAAGATCCCATGTGGGCGTTCGGGCAAGCAGGATCTGTAAGTGTGTTTTCCACAATTTTACTTTATTTAAGGTCTGCAAAATTCCAGAAGCATTctcaaaattcccaggttttccacgAATCCTCCACCCAGAATTGCTGGAAGAGATGTGCATTTTTAGGGAACGTTTTTGTAATTTTGCAACCATATTTTGGAATCATGATCAGGTAGCTTAATTTGTTGGATATGCCTTAGAGGAAAACTCTAAAATACCTCTGTCATTTTTTTCCATTCTTCATGATTTTCCCTGGATGTGTCATTATAGTTTCTATCGGATACTGTTTTCACACTATTGTGCTGACCCGAACCGTACTGTGCTGGCTCAGAGAGTTTCTTGTCCTTTTTAGTATCACAACTATGTTGGAGGCATAAACAGGCCAGCTTGGGTTGTCTTGGCTTAGGAGTGTGAAAAGGGTATTACATTGGTCATGCTGGtgactgagctctctctctctagtaccaaACCGAGTAAGGACAGCACAATGGTGGAGATTAATAACACAGAGGAGGCCGTGCTTTTAGGTGTCAACGGAGACAAGAAGCCCCCTAGTGACCAGGTAACTATGGACACTGGCTATTTTTACCTTCCTCATGAATTGTACAACCACTCATCCAAATGATAGTTAAAATTGTATCTTTTAGTATTTGAACTTTAGTGGTTAATACAATGCAATGTTGTGTTGAAGATGTTGAATGTTCCTTACCAGCTGTCCTATGATACAACCTTTAACACATTGTTtcacttctctgtgtgtgtccgtccTCTGGAGTAAAGGGTGATAAGTACATGGACGTGCAGAAGTGAGTGTGGCTGTGTGAAGGGGCGACTCCTGCAGCTGCTCCCAGTCCAGTTCACTCTCTCAGGGTGGGATGGATCCTTTGATGCCTTGTGGCCAACAACTCATCTGATATGTGCTGCAGTTCTAACCTGATCCCACATTCTTAGTTCTTTAGCATGGCAGTGGCTAACAAAGGAGGTAGCTACGTTATGTTCACCATTTGCATAACATAGAAcatgcagatctaggatcagccgaGCAATTTTCCTGAATGCGCTACTTCTAGGCACCCATAAGACCCAGTTAGAGCACAAAATAAGGatggttttatatatatatataaatgtaccTTAATCCAAATGCCAACTCAGGCAACCAATCACTGAAGATCAGCCTGGAACTGCTCTTTATGaagtgtatattattattataaatatatatatacagtgccttgtgaaagtattcggcccccttgaactttgcgaccttttgccacatttcaggcttcaaacataaagatataaaactgtatttttttgtgaagaatcaacaacaagtgggacacaatcatgaagtggaacgacatttattggatatttcaaactttttgaacaaatcaaaaactgaaaaattgggcgtgcaaaattattcagcccctttactttcagtgcagcaaactctctccagaagttcagtgaggatctctgaatgatccaatgttgacctaaatgactaatgatgataaatacaatccacctgtgtgtaatcaagtctccgtataaatgcacctgcactgtgatagtctcagaggtccgttaaaagagcagagagcatcatgaagaacaaggaacacaccaggcaggtccgagatactgttgtgaagaagtttaaagctggatttggatacaaaaagatttcccaagctttaaacatcccaaggagcactgtgcaagcgataatattgaaatggaaggagtatcagaccactgcaaatctaccaagacctggccgtccctctaaactttcagctcatacaaggagaag
Above is a window of Oncorhynchus kisutch isolate 150728-3 linkage group LG18, Okis_V2, whole genome shotgun sequence DNA encoding:
- the LOC109909344 gene encoding cell surface glycoprotein MUC18-like isoform X1, which translates into the protein MALRMNASTFVGLSLLSLTWKAAWAKVEVNMEDRVEVFLGDTAQITCMFTVSDSHDDVIIQWYMITKTNVRSRIYYGDRNVQVVDRDGQFTDKISVNGMGKSSEVVLTIRDVALEDELEFICQVNGLSAGNMEGRTMLKVFASPDRPNIEGVHSGISVSKNNPSKIGSCEAKNGYPRPNITWYRDQSPLQNTPGEVSVVTLVTKESSGLYTVQSDLHLNVVKEDEDSFFYCEVSYLVPGGTKMTETNKINITIHYPTTSLDVWVESPKGRVKEGDTVEVHCRANGNPQPPFTFMHNMQELESELNVLVLKDVMRLSSGDITCTSLDLDTHEETVGHTELFVDYLDQAVLIPKDTHVMAQGEELMATCNALSSLPTHTEWFKKGEHFAEGHTLTLKDAVFDMAGTYVCVVKVPSLEGLETSGSLHVHVQGPPEIKESADTVLEEVTDKFLNLSCHARGYPTPVITWSSSDESQILKEVSHRQTEDGVLSVVSVKVTSDVTANCNASNVHGTDSFLFSIKAIVQTTSSAPSTTVTTVTPVTPPKRVKKEGSGVIIAVIIICILLLAILGSVLYFLYKKGKIPCGRSGKQDLTKPSKDSTMVEINNTEEAVLLGVNGDKKPPSDQGDKYMDVQK
- the LOC109909344 gene encoding cell surface glycoprotein MUC18-like isoform X3, which produces MALRMNASTFVGLSLLSLTWKAAWAKVEVNMEDRVEVFLGDTAQITCMFTVSDSHDDVIIQWYMITKTNVRSRIYYGDRNVQVVDRDGQFTDKISVNGMGKSSEVVLTIRDVALEDELEFICQVNGLSAGNMEGRTMLKVFASPDRPNIEGVHSGISVSKNNPSKIGSCEAKNGYPRPNITWYRDQSPLQNTPGEVSVVTLVTKESSGLYTVQSDLHLNVVKEDEDSFFYCEVSYLVPGGTKMTETNKINITIHYPTTSLDVWVESPKGRVKEGDTVEVHCRANGNPQPPFTFMHNMQELESELNVLVLKDVMRLSSGDITCTSLDLDTHEETVGHTELFVDYLDQAVLIPKDTHVMAQGEELMATCNALSSLPTHTEWFKKGEHFAEGHTLTLKDAVFDMAGTYVCVVKVPSLEGLETSGSLHVHVQGPPEIKESADTVLEEVTDKFLNLSCHARGYPTPVITWSSSDESQILKEVSHRQTEDGVLSVVSVKVTSDVTANCNASNVHGTDSFLFSIKAIVQTTSSAPSTTVTTVTPVTPPKRVKKEGSGVIIAVIIICILLLAILGSVLYFLYKKGKIPCGRSGKQDLTKPSKDSTMVEINNTEEAVLLGVNGDKKPPSDQ
- the LOC109909344 gene encoding cell surface glycoprotein MUC18-like isoform X2, which gives rise to MALRMNASTFVGLSLLSLTWKAWAKVEVNMEDRVEVFLGDTAQITCMFTVSDSHDDVIIQWYMITKTNVRSRIYYGDRNVQVVDRDGQFTDKISVNGMGKSSEVVLTIRDVALEDELEFICQVNGLSAGNMEGRTMLKVFASPDRPNIEGVHSGISVSKNNPSKIGSCEAKNGYPRPNITWYRDQSPLQNTPGEVSVVTLVTKESSGLYTVQSDLHLNVVKEDEDSFFYCEVSYLVPGGTKMTETNKINITIHYPTTSLDVWVESPKGRVKEGDTVEVHCRANGNPQPPFTFMHNMQELESELNVLVLKDVMRLSSGDITCTSLDLDTHEETVGHTELFVDYLDQAVLIPKDTHVMAQGEELMATCNALSSLPTHTEWFKKGEHFAEGHTLTLKDAVFDMAGTYVCVVKVPSLEGLETSGSLHVHVQGPPEIKESADTVLEEVTDKFLNLSCHARGYPTPVITWSSSDESQILKEVSHRQTEDGVLSVVSVKVTSDVTANCNASNVHGTDSFLFSIKAIVQTTSSAPSTTVTTVTPVTPPKRVKKEGSGVIIAVIIICILLLAILGSVLYFLYKKGKIPCGRSGKQDLTKPSKDSTMVEINNTEEAVLLGVNGDKKPPSDQGDKYMDVQK
- the LOC109909344 gene encoding cell surface glycoprotein MUC18-like isoform X4 — protein: MALRMNASTFVGLSLLSLTWKAAWAKVEVNMEDRVEVFLGDTAQITCMFTVSDSHDDVIIQWYMITKTNVRSRIYYGDRNVQVVDRDGQFTDKISVNGMGKSSEVVLTIRDVALEDELEFICQVNGLSAGNMEGRTMLKVFASPDRPNIEGVHSGISVSKNNPSKIGSCEAKNGYPRPNITWYRDQSPLQNTPGEVSVVTLVTKESSGLYTVQSDLHLNVVKEDEDSFFYCEVSYLVPGGTKMTETNKINITIHYPTTSLDVWVESPKGRVKEGDTVEVHCRANGNPQPPFTFMHNMQELESELNVLVLKDVMRLSSGDITCTSLDLDTHEETVGHTELFVDYLDQAVLIPKDTHVMAQGEELMATCNALSSLPTHTEWFKKGEHFAEGHTLTLKDAVFDMAGTYVCVVKVPSLEGLETSGSLHVHVQGPPEIKESADTVLEEVTDKFLNLSCHARGYPTPVITWSSSDESQILKEVSHRQTEDGVLSVVSVKVTSDVTANCNASNVHGTDSFLFSIKAIVQTTSSAPSTTEGSGVIIAVIIICILLLAILGSVLYFLYKKGKIPCGRSGKQDLTKPSKDSTMVEINNTEEAVLLGVNGDKKPPSDQGDKYMDVQK
- the LOC109909344 gene encoding cell surface glycoprotein MUC18-like isoform X5 is translated as MALRMNASTFVGLSLLSLTWKAAWAKVEVNMEDRVEVFLGDTAQITCMFTVSDSHDDVIIQWYMITKTNVRSRIYYGDRNVQVVDRDGQFTDKISVNGMGKSSEVVLTIRDVALEDELEFICQVNGLSAGNMEGRTMLKVFASPDRPNIEGVHSGISVSKNNPSKIGSCEAKNGYPRPNITWYRDQSPLQNTPGEVSVVTLVTKESSGLYTVQSDLHLNVVKEDEDSFFYCEVSYLVPGGTKMTETNKINITIHYPTTSLDVWVESPKGRVKEGDTVEVHCRANGNPQPPFTFMHNMQELESELNVLVLKDVMRLSSGDITCTSLDLDTHEETVGHTELFVDYLDQAVLIPKDTHVMAQGEELMATCNALSSLPTHTEWFKKGEHFAEGHTLTLKDAVFDMAGTYVCVVKVPSLEGLETSGSLHVHVQGPPEIKESADTVLEEVTDKFLNLSCHARGYPTPVITWSSSDESQILKEVSHRQTEDGVLSVVSVKVTSDVTANCNASNVHGTDSFLFSIKAKGSGVIIAVIIICILLLAILGSVLYFLYKKGKIPCGRSGKQDLTKPSKDSTMVEINNTEEAVLLGVNGDKKPPSDQGDKYMDVQK